The Miscanthus floridulus cultivar M001 chromosome 7, ASM1932011v1, whole genome shotgun sequence genome includes a region encoding these proteins:
- the LOC136464814 gene encoding phosphoenolpyruvate carboxylase kinase 2-like, with translation MTMSGAAEEALRREYVIGEEIGRGRFGTVRRCYAASTGEPFALKTTPKAALRELEADPLDLALAEQEPKVHLLASAASRHVVALHAAFEDADAVHLVLDLCAGGDLFALVSARGPLPEPEAAGLVAQLADALAGCHRRGVAHRDVKPDNLLFDASGALRLGDFGSADWFGDGRPMTGLVGTPYYVAPEVVAGREYTEKVDVWSAGVVLYMMLSGTVPFSGATAGEIFQAVLRGNLRFPPRAFAAVSPEAKDLMRRMLCKDVWRRLSAEQVLRHPWIVTRGGSVAVN, from the exons ATGACCATGAGCGGCGCCGCGGAGGAGGCGCTGCGGCGGGAGTACGTGATCGGCGAGGAGATCGGGCGCGGGCGGTTCGGGACGGTCCGCCGCTGCTACGCCGCGTCCACGGGGGAGCCGTTCGCGCTCAAGACGACGCCCAAGGCGGCGCTGCGGGAGCTGGAGGCGGACCCGCTGGACCTGGCGCTGGCGGAGCAGGAGCCCAAGGTGCACCTCCTGGCGTCGGCCGCCAGCCGCCACGTGGTCGCGCTCCACGCCGCCTTCGAGGACGCCGACGCCGTGCACCTGGTGCTGGACCTCTGCGCGGGCGGGGACCTGTTCGCGCTCGTCTCGGCGCGGGGCCCGCTCCCGGAGCCCGAGGCGGCGGGCCTCGTCGCGCAGCTCGCGGACGCGCTCGCGGGTTGCCACCGCCGCGGGGTCGCGCACCGCGACGTCAAGCCCGACAACCTCCTCTTCGACGCCAGCGGCGCGctcaggctcggggacttcggCTCCGCGGACTGGTTCGGGGACGGCAGGCCCATGACGGGGCTGGTCGGGACGCCCTACTACGTCGCGCCCGAGGTGGTGGCCGGCAGGGAGTACACCGAGAAGGTGGACGTGTGGAGCGCCGGGGTCGTGCTCTACATGATGCTCTCCGGGACCGTGCCTTTCTCCGGCGCCACAGCGGGGGAGATCTTCCAGGCCGTGCTCCGCGGCAACCTGCGCTTCCCGCCGCGCGCCTTCGCcgccgtctcgcccgaggccaaGGACCTCATGCGCCGCATGCTCTGCAAGGACGTCTGGCGCAGGCTCTCCGCCGAGCAAGTCCTAA GGCACCCATGGATCGTGACTCGCGGCGGAAGTGTGGCGGTGAACTGA